From the Thermococcus guaymasensis DSM 11113 genome, one window contains:
- a CDS encoding 30S ribosomal protein S3ae — translation MARANPKRKATAAKDKWKMKEWFVVYAPDFFGSKEIGLTPADEPEKVIGRVVETTLKDLTGDFTKGHVKLYFQVYDVKGQNAYTKFKGHTLARSYIRSLVRRRTTRVDGIFNITTKDGYKLRVMGMVIAYRRIQTSQERAIRRIIQDIIYKKAEELNFADFVLQSVNGQIASEIAKEARKIYPIKRAEIRKIKVLAEPEA, via the coding sequence ATGGCAAGAGCTAATCCGAAGAGGAAGGCCACCGCGGCCAAGGATAAGTGGAAGATGAAAGAGTGGTTCGTCGTCTACGCTCCCGACTTCTTCGGGAGCAAGGAGATCGGCCTTACACCAGCTGACGAACCAGAGAAGGTCATAGGAAGGGTTGTTGAGACAACTTTGAAGGACCTCACCGGAGACTTCACCAAGGGCCACGTCAAGCTCTACTTCCAGGTCTACGACGTCAAGGGCCAGAACGCATACACCAAGTTCAAGGGGCACACCCTCGCCAGGAGCTACATAAGGAGCCTCGTCAGAAGGAGGACGACACGCGTTGACGGGATATTCAACATCACAACCAAGGACGGCTACAAGCTGAGGGTCATGGGTATGGTCATCGCCTACAGGCGCATTCAGACCAGTCAGGAGAGGGCCATAAGGAGGATCATCCAGGACATCATATACAAGAAGGCCGAAGAGCTCAACTTCGCCGACTTCGTCCTCCAGTCTGTCAACGGCCAGATAGCGAGCGAGATAGCCAAGGAAGCCAGAAAGATCTACCCGATAAAGCGCGCCGAAATCAGGAAGATCAAGGTTCTGGCCGAGCCGGAAGCCTGA
- a CDS encoding TrkH family potassium uptake protein, protein MFEFRKYINLSNDIFVVRALIGAILEGVGVAYLIPVLLMWFYPSEVRYVYYFAVPGFLSILVGAWLSRHQEKIEDVNLRQAMISAAFIWLFASFVSVVPFMEIARMSFIDSYFESMSAWTGTGLTMMSNLESYPRVLLFWRAWMQWLGGIGIVLVALTVLIRPGVAAARLYRAEARSERILPNLANTAKVIFQIYFVLTLVGAYLYYINGMGPFDAITHSMTGLGTGGMSSHDASIGYFHSMSIEAITIFLMIMGAVNFTVHYKVFKEKRLGPFFEDIQVRYMFIFLIPAITLIAYGLVQYGDTIADSLRQAIFHAVSAITCTGFGISDLSKYPELSKFVLALLMVIGGGAGSTAGGIKLIRFTLMYESLKWTIQQSILPKGAVIKRKVGNYIFTIEDLQEVTSFTMTYLAFLLFGTLYVMIRVKASLVDAFFEVASAQGNVGLSVGITSPALPPDVKTALIVLMWVGRLEIFSILVFVVSVAAIFRRR, encoded by the coding sequence ATGTTCGAATTCAGAAAGTACATCAACCTCAGTAATGATATCTTTGTCGTTAGGGCTCTCATCGGTGCTATACTAGAGGGTGTTGGAGTGGCCTATCTAATCCCCGTTCTCCTTATGTGGTTTTATCCTTCAGAGGTACGGTACGTTTATTACTTTGCCGTGCCAGGTTTTCTGAGCATTTTAGTCGGTGCGTGGCTCTCAAGGCACCAAGAAAAAATTGAAGACGTCAACCTGAGACAGGCAATGATCTCCGCTGCCTTCATCTGGCTGTTTGCCTCCTTCGTCAGCGTCGTGCCGTTTATGGAGATCGCCAGAATGAGCTTCATTGACTCTTACTTTGAAAGCATGAGCGCATGGACGGGGACTGGTTTGACTATGATGAGCAACCTTGAGAGCTATCCACGGGTTCTCCTTTTCTGGAGGGCGTGGATGCAGTGGCTGGGGGGCATAGGTATCGTTCTAGTCGCCCTGACCGTTCTCATACGTCCTGGAGTTGCCGCTGCAAGGCTTTACCGCGCCGAAGCAAGGAGCGAAAGGATTCTTCCAAACCTCGCAAACACGGCCAAGGTCATATTTCAGATATACTTTGTCCTCACGCTGGTGGGCGCATACCTTTACTACATCAACGGCATGGGCCCCTTTGACGCCATAACCCACTCAATGACTGGTCTCGGAACCGGTGGAATGAGCAGCCATGACGCGAGCATTGGCTACTTCCACAGCATGAGCATAGAGGCCATCACAATCTTTCTCATGATAATGGGTGCGGTCAATTTCACAGTCCACTACAAAGTGTTCAAGGAAAAGAGACTCGGACCGTTCTTTGAGGATATCCAGGTTCGTTATATGTTCATCTTCCTCATCCCTGCGATCACACTCATAGCCTATGGTCTGGTACAGTATGGGGATACTATTGCGGATTCCCTTAGGCAGGCAATTTTCCACGCGGTCTCTGCGATAACCTGTACTGGCTTTGGGATTTCAGACCTCTCAAAATACCCAGAGCTTTCCAAGTTTGTACTTGCCCTCCTGATGGTCATTGGCGGTGGTGCCGGAAGCACTGCGGGTGGAATCAAGCTCATAAGGTTTACCCTCATGTATGAGAGCCTGAAGTGGACGATCCAGCAGTCCATTCTCCCCAAGGGGGCCGTCATTAAGAGAAAGGTCGGAAACTACATTTTTACAATTGAAGACCTCCAGGAAGTAACGAGCTTCACGATGACGTACCTCGCTTTCCTGCTGTTTGGCACACTTTACGTGATGATCCGCGTGAAGGCCTCGCTCGTGGACGCGTTCTTTGAAGTGGCCTCTGCCCAAGGAAACGTCGGCCTGAGCGTGGGCATAACTTCTCCCGCCCTCCCACCCGACGTTAAAACAGCCCTAATCGTACTAATGTGGGTCGGGAGACTGGAGATATTCTCAATACTGGTCTTCGTTGTCAGCGTTGCCGCCATATTCAGGAGGAGATGA
- a CDS encoding KEOPS complex subunit Pcc1 — MEIKARVEIVWKYGDEAVAKAVAEAVQVDNESMPAGLKKSLNVETRWVDGIVRTKIKYSGEIETLIKALDDLVFSVKIAEEIAEKV, encoded by the coding sequence GTGGAGATTAAAGCGCGCGTAGAGATCGTCTGGAAGTACGGGGACGAGGCTGTTGCGAAGGCCGTTGCCGAGGCCGTTCAGGTTGATAACGAGTCCATGCCTGCCGGGCTAAAGAAAAGTTTAAATGTGGAAACCCGATGGGTTGATGGGATCGTAAGGACAAAGATTAAATACTCGGGGGAAATTGAGACCCTCATCAAAGCCCTCGATGACCTTGTGTTTTCGGTCAAGATCGCCGAGGAAATCGCCGAAAAGGTGTGA
- a CDS encoding AbrB/MazE/SpoVT family DNA-binding domain-containing protein encodes MVLVAKVDNVEIVGRVGANGRVVIPRDIRDLLNIEDGDFVRIVITEVIKVPKSAKTTKKRKKK; translated from the coding sequence GTGGTGCTAGTGGCAAAGGTTGACAACGTCGAAATCGTTGGAAGGGTTGGAGCTAACGGGAGAGTGGTTATCCCACGGGATATACGGGACCTCCTGAACATCGAGGACGGGGACTTTGTTAGAATCGTGATAACTGAGGTCATCAAGGTCCCCAAATCTGCTAAAACAACCAAAAAGAGAAAGAAAAAATGA
- a CDS encoding type II toxin-antitoxin system PemK/MazF family toxin, with protein MNQGEVWIARVPYSDVSDSIDSIANALIHSNKKKSKKRYVLVLGDVRPVLIISRDEYHKASSNSSVIACPITSNLQRAIKMYHTLKSAGFRGVTPDLLRITGNERIQAGLDRDSAIVILKVTTLNVNQLENKIGGLTDTKVSSVVEIVKEFF; from the coding sequence GTGAATCAGGGAGAGGTCTGGATTGCTAGGGTGCCTTACTCGGATGTATCTGATAGCATTGATTCGATTGCCAATGCATTGATTCACTCTAATAAAAAGAAGTCCAAGAAAAGATATGTGTTAGTTCTGGGAGATGTTAGGCCTGTGTTAATTATTAGCAGAGATGAATATCACAAAGCTAGTTCTAATTCCTCTGTCATTGCTTGTCCAATAACAAGCAATCTCCAGCGAGCAATAAAGATGTATCATACACTTAAGTCCGCGGGGTTCCGCGGAGTAACTCCTGACCTTTTGAGGATAACTGGAAATGAACGAATCCAAGCAGGGTTAGACCGTGATTCTGCTATTGTAATACTTAAGGTGACAACGCTTAATGTAAATCAGCTAGAAAACAAAATTGGGGGACTCACCGACACTAAAGTTTCAAGTGTGGTCGAGATTGTCAAGGAGTTCTTTTAG
- a CDS encoding lysyl aminopeptidase: MVNLELLKKIVEAPGVSGYEFLGIRDVVIEELKPYVDEIKVDKLGNVIAHKKGSGPKIMIAAHMDKIGVMVNHIDKEGYLHVVPVGGVDPRTLVAQRIRFFTEKGERYGVVGHIPPHIQKPEDRKKAADWDTIVVDVGADSKEEAEEMGFRVGTVGEFAPAFVQLNENRIATPYLDDRVCLYAMIEAAKAVENHEADIYFVASVQEEVGLRGARVASYAIDPEIGIAMDVTFAKQVGDKGKIVPKLGGGPVMDVGPNINPKVRAFADEVAKKYDIPLQVEASPRPTGTDANIMQINREGVATAVLSIPIRYMHSQVETADIRDIDKTIEFAKHFLEELRPMNLTP, encoded by the coding sequence ATGGTGAACCTCGAACTGCTCAAGAAGATCGTTGAGGCCCCTGGCGTTTCTGGCTATGAGTTCCTCGGAATAAGGGACGTCGTTATAGAGGAGCTCAAGCCCTATGTCGACGAGATCAAAGTGGACAAGCTGGGCAACGTCATCGCCCACAAGAAGGGCAGCGGGCCGAAGATTATGATCGCCGCCCACATGGACAAGATAGGCGTCATGGTCAATCACATAGACAAGGAGGGCTACCTCCACGTTGTTCCGGTCGGTGGCGTTGACCCAAGAACCCTCGTCGCCCAGAGGATAAGGTTCTTCACCGAGAAGGGCGAGCGCTACGGAGTCGTCGGCCACATACCCCCGCACATCCAGAAGCCCGAGGACAGGAAGAAGGCCGCGGACTGGGACACCATCGTTGTGGACGTCGGCGCTGACAGCAAGGAGGAAGCCGAGGAGATGGGCTTCCGCGTTGGAACGGTCGGCGAGTTCGCTCCTGCATTCGTCCAGCTCAACGAAAACAGGATTGCAACGCCATATCTCGACGACCGCGTCTGTCTCTACGCCATGATAGAGGCCGCCAAGGCCGTTGAGAACCACGAGGCGGACATATACTTCGTTGCCTCCGTGCAGGAGGAGGTCGGCCTCCGCGGTGCTAGGGTCGCGAGCTACGCCATCGACCCGGAGATAGGCATAGCGATGGACGTCACCTTCGCCAAGCAGGTCGGCGACAAGGGCAAGATTGTGCCCAAGCTCGGCGGCGGCCCAGTCATGGACGTCGGCCCGAACATCAACCCCAAGGTTCGTGCCTTTGCCGACGAGGTTGCGAAGAAGTACGACATTCCACTTCAGGTGGAGGCGTCTCCGAGGCCGACCGGAACCGACGCCAACATAATGCAGATCAACAGGGAGGGCGTCGCGACCGCCGTGCTGAGCATACCGATAAGGTACATGCACAGCCAGGTCGAGACCGCTGACATAAGGGACATCGACAAGACCATCGAGTTTGCCAAGCACTTCCTTGAAGAGCTCAGGCCGATGAACCTCACTCCGTGA
- a CDS encoding RNA-binding domain-containing protein produces MEELFEEVELEAYVYPTEDIEKVKRAMLNLVPDLEFEVFDRGDYIILTGKTRSRKALSRLYELFRGQAILDTARSFLEEGYFGEEIIVKVNKQAAYAGVVNFNEESPLGPITIIIRTKNPKKLMKWLAPRTKDGIPIE; encoded by the coding sequence ATGGAGGAGCTGTTTGAGGAAGTCGAGCTTGAGGCGTACGTTTACCCGACCGAGGACATAGAGAAGGTAAAGAGGGCCATGCTGAACCTCGTGCCCGATTTGGAGTTCGAGGTCTTTGACCGGGGCGATTACATAATACTCACCGGAAAAACGAGGAGCAGGAAAGCGCTGAGCAGGCTCTACGAGCTATTCAGGGGTCAAGCGATACTCGACACGGCGCGCTCGTTCCTTGAGGAGGGCTACTTCGGGGAGGAGATAATCGTCAAAGTGAACAAGCAGGCGGCCTACGCTGGCGTTGTGAACTTCAACGAAGAGTCTCCGCTGGGCCCGATAACGATAATAATCCGCACAAAGAACCCGAAGAAGCTCATGAAGTGGTTAGCTCCGAGGACGAAGGACGGTATTCCAATAGAGTAA
- a CDS encoding 30S ribosomal protein S15, producing MARMHARKRGKSGSKKPPRSAPPAWVEYTAEEVEALVVKLRKEGYSAAMIGTILRDQYGIPSVKLITGKKITKILEENGLAPEIPEDLMALIRKAVNLRKHLEQHPKDKHSRRGLQLTESKIRRLVKYYRRTGKLPAKWRYDPEQAKLLVR from the coding sequence ATGGCAAGAATGCACGCGAGAAAGAGAGGTAAGTCAGGCTCGAAGAAGCCCCCAAGGAGCGCTCCCCCGGCGTGGGTGGAGTACACTGCCGAAGAGGTTGAGGCTCTGGTTGTAAAGCTCAGGAAGGAAGGTTACAGCGCGGCCATGATAGGGACGATTCTCCGTGACCAGTATGGAATACCCAGCGTCAAGCTGATAACAGGGAAGAAGATCACCAAGATCCTTGAGGAGAACGGCCTCGCACCCGAGATCCCGGAGGATCTAATGGCCCTCATCAGAAAGGCAGTCAACCTTAGGAAGCACCTCGAACAGCACCCGAAGGACAAGCACTCCAGGAGGGGTCTCCAGCTCACCGAGAGCAAAATTAGGAGACTCGTCAAGTACTACAGGAGAACCGGCAAGCTTCCGGCCAAGTGGCGCTACGATCCGGAGCAGGCCAAGCTGCTCGTCCGCTGA
- the map gene encoding type II methionyl aminopeptidase — MDEREALIKAGEIARKVKKEVVDLIKPGAKLYDIAEFVEKRIVELGGKPAFPCNLSLNEVAAHYTPYKGDESVLKEGDYLKLDLGVHVDGYIADTAVTFRVGMEEDELMEAAREALENAIATVRAGVMVRDIAKAIEETIRGKGFNPIVNLSGHKVERYKLHAGVSIPNVYRQADTYVLKEGDVFAIEPFATTGAGQVIEVPPALIFMYLRDRPVRMLQARRLLMHIKREYKALPFAYRWLQDFLPEGQLKLALAQLDKVGAIYSYPILREVRGGMVAQFEHTVIVEKDGAYITT, encoded by the coding sequence GTGGACGAAAGGGAGGCACTGATTAAGGCAGGCGAAATAGCGAGGAAAGTCAAGAAGGAAGTCGTTGACCTCATAAAACCAGGTGCGAAGCTCTACGACATAGCGGAGTTCGTTGAGAAGCGTATAGTTGAACTCGGTGGAAAACCAGCTTTTCCTTGCAACCTTTCGCTCAACGAGGTCGCGGCGCACTACACCCCGTATAAAGGCGACGAGAGTGTTCTCAAGGAGGGTGACTACCTCAAGCTTGACCTCGGCGTTCACGTTGACGGCTACATAGCGGACACTGCCGTGACTTTCCGCGTCGGTATGGAAGAAGACGAGCTGATGGAAGCGGCGAGGGAGGCCCTTGAGAACGCCATAGCGACGGTTAGGGCGGGTGTTATGGTCAGGGACATCGCAAAGGCCATCGAAGAGACAATACGCGGCAAAGGCTTCAACCCCATAGTGAACCTGAGCGGCCACAAGGTCGAGCGCTACAAGCTCCACGCAGGGGTCAGCATCCCGAACGTTTACAGGCAGGCTGACACCTACGTCCTCAAGGAGGGCGACGTTTTTGCAATAGAGCCCTTCGCGACGACCGGTGCGGGGCAGGTGATAGAAGTTCCACCGGCGCTGATCTTTATGTACCTCCGCGACAGGCCAGTCAGGATGCTCCAGGCGAGGAGACTGCTCATGCACATCAAGCGCGAGTATAAAGCCCTGCCCTTCGCATACCGCTGGCTCCAGGACTTCCTGCCAGAGGGACAGCTGAAGCTGGCCCTAGCCCAGCTCGACAAGGTTGGTGCAATATACAGCTACCCGATACTGCGCGAGGTTCGGGGTGGAATGGTGGCACAGTTCGAGCACACGGTTATCGTCGAGAAAGACGGGGCGTACATAACGACGTAA
- a CDS encoding archaemetzincin family Zn-dependent metalloprotease: protein MIAVVSIGALERPLIDGVVEFVGDYYSRFGISVEFVGEVPEEPFSVAFNPLRGQYLGRIFLPTLSALGEKLNAIAVLGITELDLYEEGLNFIFGLANPSLRSAIVSIHRLKNEFYGLEPDDELLLKRAIKEAMHELGHVFGLGHCPNPRCVMHFSNSLYDTDVKGSLYCPVCEEKLETNLRKLGVSP, encoded by the coding sequence ATGATTGCGGTTGTTTCAATTGGGGCCCTTGAGAGGCCGCTCATTGACGGGGTTGTTGAGTTTGTCGGCGACTACTACTCACGCTTTGGGATTAGCGTTGAGTTCGTGGGTGAAGTTCCGGAGGAACCGTTCTCGGTAGCTTTCAACCCTTTAAGGGGTCAGTACCTCGGGAGGATCTTCCTGCCAACGCTCTCTGCCCTGGGAGAGAAGCTTAATGCCATTGCCGTTCTGGGCATTACCGAGCTTGACCTCTATGAGGAGGGGCTCAATTTCATCTTCGGCCTCGCAAACCCTTCTCTGAGGAGCGCTATTGTTTCAATCCACCGGCTGAAAAACGAGTTCTACGGCCTTGAGCCTGACGATGAACTGCTCCTGAAGAGGGCCATCAAGGAGGCCATGCACGAGCTGGGGCATGTATTTGGGCTCGGACACTGCCCCAACCCGAGGTGCGTCATGCACTTCTCTAACTCGCTCTATGACACGGACGTAAAAGGGTCCCTCTACTGTCCGGTCTGTGAAGAAAAACTTGAGACGAATCTAAGGAAACTGGGGGTGTCTCCGTGA
- a CDS encoding dephospho-CoA kinase, producing MIVIVTGMPGSGKSKIVKEFERRGFPSVSLGDIVREETVKRGLELTKENVAKVSIRLRQELGQNAVAKLAVEKVRAFLEKSPLVVIDGVRSLDEVGTFRSAFPGEEIIIIAVHTPPRLRFERLKARGRHDDPQSWEDFEERDWKELRFGIGGVIAMADHMLINDGSKEEYEEKVETLVERIIQGLNRGGA from the coding sequence ATGATAGTGATAGTAACTGGAATGCCCGGTTCTGGAAAGAGCAAGATTGTAAAGGAGTTCGAGAGAAGAGGTTTTCCCAGCGTTTCCCTCGGTGACATCGTCCGTGAGGAAACGGTGAAGCGGGGTCTTGAACTCACCAAGGAGAACGTCGCAAAGGTGAGCATACGCCTGAGGCAGGAACTCGGCCAGAACGCGGTCGCGAAGCTCGCCGTTGAGAAGGTGAGGGCTTTTTTAGAGAAGAGCCCGCTCGTTGTCATAGACGGCGTCCGTTCCCTTGACGAGGTGGGGACCTTCAGGAGTGCCTTTCCGGGGGAGGAAATCATCATCATCGCCGTCCACACGCCACCAAGGCTCCGCTTCGAGAGGCTAAAAGCCAGGGGCAGGCACGACGACCCGCAGAGCTGGGAGGACTTCGAGGAGAGGGACTGGAAGGAGCTCCGCTTTGGAATCGGTGGCGTTATAGCGATGGCCGACCACATGCTGATAAACGACGGCTCAAAGGAGGAGTACGAGGAGAAAGTCGAGACCCTCGTCGAGAGAATCATCCAAGGGCTGAATCGAGGAGGAGCATGA
- a CDS encoding ZIP family metal transporter, producing the protein MLEGFIENLASYLLKLSGGSLIWVSFYAGLFVALMTSLGAMVAIFAKKLPAEGVDFSLSFAAGVMIVASFTSLILPGIESAGFPPVAVGIALGVLLIYAVDRLLPHEHLVRGYEGPKAMKERLRKVWLLVFALIIHNLPEGLAVGTSLVYNLEVGLVTAIAIGIQDFPEGTVVSLPLAVIQKKSLGPVLVGVLSGLAEMIMVILGAVFFTAFSGILPYGLGLAGGAMLYVTVKEMIPEIYKGEKSETLVTLGFFAGFYIMLLLDSALG; encoded by the coding sequence ATGTTAGAAGGCTTCATCGAAAACCTTGCAAGCTACCTGTTGAAGCTGAGCGGGGGAAGCCTGATATGGGTGTCCTTCTACGCGGGTCTTTTCGTCGCGCTCATGACGTCGCTCGGCGCTATGGTAGCGATTTTCGCGAAAAAACTTCCCGCTGAAGGCGTTGACTTCTCGCTCAGCTTCGCGGCCGGGGTCATGATTGTTGCCTCGTTCACCTCCCTGATTCTGCCGGGGATAGAGAGCGCCGGGTTCCCGCCGGTGGCCGTTGGGATAGCCCTCGGCGTCCTGCTGATTTACGCCGTTGACAGGCTTTTACCCCACGAGCACCTCGTCAGGGGCTACGAGGGCCCAAAGGCCATGAAGGAGAGGCTGAGAAAGGTCTGGCTCCTCGTTTTCGCACTGATAATCCACAACCTGCCCGAGGGCTTGGCCGTTGGAACTTCCCTCGTCTACAACCTCGAGGTCGGCCTCGTCACGGCAATAGCGATAGGCATTCAGGACTTTCCCGAGGGAACCGTCGTCTCGCTCCCGCTCGCGGTCATACAGAAGAAGAGCCTCGGCCCCGTCCTCGTTGGAGTCCTGAGTGGTTTGGCCGAGATGATCATGGTAATCCTCGGCGCGGTCTTCTTCACGGCCTTCTCCGGAATACTTCCCTATGGCCTCGGCCTCGCTGGGGGAGCGATGCTCTACGTCACCGTCAAGGAGATGATCCCAGAGATATACAAGGGGGAGAAGAGCGAGACCCTCGTCACGCTGGGCTTCTTCGCGGGCTTTTACATCATGCTCCTCCTCGATTCAGCCCTTGGATGA
- a CDS encoding DHHA1 domain-containing protein: protein MDKNAFLERAREGAELIKMHIELGHTIRIISHRDADGITAGAILAKAVAREGGSFQLSIVKQVSEELIKELAEERRDVYVFSDLGSGSIELIDKYLDFATVVVIDHHPPEKESFSVDSHLLVNPVPFGANSVRDLSGSGAAYFVVREMNRDNRELAYIAIVGAVGDMQEIDGTFHGLNLDIIEDGKKLGILEVRKELRLFGRESRPLRQMLAYATNPEIPEITGDERKAIEWLRSKGFDPDKHYWQLREEEKKKLHDALVLHMIKHGAPKEAIDRLIGDVVVSPLYPEGDVRHEAREFATLLNATGRLNAGTLGVAICLGDEEAYRKARKMLDDYKREQIEARKFIIQNWSMVEEGEHAYVFYAGKNIRDTLVGIAANIAINSGLADPEKPVVVIADSEEDENLVKGSARTTEKALAKGYHLGEALREVAEKLGGEGGGHAIAAGIRFPKGRISEFIRLFNEALAKQVGGEKGGD, encoded by the coding sequence GTGGATAAGAACGCCTTCTTGGAGCGGGCGAGGGAAGGGGCCGAGCTAATCAAGATGCACATCGAGTTAGGGCACACTATAAGGATCATCTCCCACCGCGATGCAGACGGTATCACCGCAGGTGCGATTCTCGCGAAGGCAGTAGCCAGGGAAGGGGGCAGTTTTCAGCTCAGCATCGTCAAACAGGTGAGTGAGGAGCTGATCAAGGAGCTCGCCGAAGAGAGGAGAGATGTCTACGTCTTCAGCGACCTCGGAAGCGGCTCAATTGAACTGATCGATAAGTACCTTGATTTTGCCACGGTCGTCGTTATTGACCACCATCCGCCGGAAAAGGAGAGTTTCTCCGTTGACTCTCATCTCCTTGTTAACCCAGTCCCCTTTGGGGCAAACAGCGTCCGTGATCTAAGCGGTTCCGGCGCAGCGTACTTTGTTGTCAGAGAGATGAACAGGGACAACAGAGAGCTCGCATACATAGCGATAGTCGGCGCAGTCGGGGACATGCAGGAGATAGACGGGACATTCCATGGATTGAACCTCGATATCATTGAGGACGGCAAGAAGCTTGGCATACTTGAAGTCAGGAAGGAGCTCCGCCTGTTCGGAAGGGAAAGCAGGCCCCTGAGACAGATGCTAGCATACGCCACCAACCCAGAGATACCTGAAATCACCGGAGACGAGAGAAAGGCAATAGAATGGCTCCGTTCAAAGGGCTTTGACCCCGACAAACACTACTGGCAGCTGAGGGAGGAGGAGAAAAAGAAACTCCACGATGCCCTCGTGCTCCACATGATAAAGCACGGTGCCCCCAAGGAGGCCATAGACAGGCTGATAGGCGATGTTGTCGTTAGCCCGCTCTATCCCGAAGGCGATGTTCGTCATGAGGCGAGGGAATTCGCTACCCTGCTCAATGCGACCGGCCGTTTGAACGCGGGCACGTTAGGCGTTGCCATATGCCTCGGCGACGAGGAGGCCTACAGAAAGGCCCGGAAGATGCTCGACGACTACAAGAGGGAGCAGATCGAGGCGAGGAAGTTCATAATCCAGAACTGGAGCATGGTTGAGGAAGGGGAGCACGCCTACGTTTTCTACGCCGGCAAAAACATACGCGATACACTAGTTGGCATCGCCGCGAACATAGCGATAAACTCCGGCTTGGCTGATCCCGAGAAGCCTGTGGTGGTCATAGCCGACAGCGAGGAGGACGAGAACCTCGTCAAGGGATCAGCCAGAACGACCGAGAAGGCCCTTGCCAAGGGCTATCATCTTGGGGAGGCCCTGAGAGAGGTCGCGGAGAAGCTTGGCGGTGAAGGCGGCGGTCACGCGATAGCGGCTGGAATACGCTTCCCCAAGGGAAGGATAAGCGAGTTCATAAGGCTGTTCAACGAGGCCCTGGCCAAGCAAGTGGGAGGAGAGAAGGGTGGAGATTAA
- the cyaB gene encoding class IV adenylate cyclase codes for MIEVEVKGYADDSIFEKVREEFELIRKEYHEDTYYQHPCRDFAETDEALRIRVRRFDGHFEAFLTYKGPKLDSVSKTREEIEVPINDPDEHARILEALGFTEVLTVEKVREKYYVEKGITLTLDEVEGLGKFVEAEALTDDREKVPALVEKLKSLLESLGVRRFERRSYLELLLGRGQDEAS; via the coding sequence GTGATTGAAGTGGAAGTTAAGGGCTACGCGGACGACTCCATCTTTGAGAAGGTTCGTGAAGAGTTTGAGCTTATAAGGAAGGAATACCACGAGGACACCTACTACCAGCACCCCTGTCGGGACTTCGCGGAAACGGATGAGGCATTGAGGATAAGGGTCAGACGCTTCGACGGCCACTTTGAGGCCTTTCTAACGTACAAGGGGCCGAAGCTGGACTCTGTTTCCAAGACACGAGAAGAAATAGAAGTCCCGATAAACGATCCCGATGAACACGCCCGCATTTTAGAGGCCCTGGGCTTCACGGAGGTTCTGACCGTTGAGAAGGTCCGGGAGAAGTACTACGTCGAGAAGGGCATCACGCTGACCCTCGACGAGGTTGAAGGGCTCGGGAAGTTCGTGGAGGCGGAGGCTCTAACAGATGACAGAGAGAAAGTTCCCGCGCTTGTTGAAAAGTTAAAATCGCTTCTTGAGAGTTTGGGAGTTAGGAGGTTCGAGAGACGTTCTTACCTTGAACTACTCCTCGGACGGGGGCAAGATGAAGCCTCTTGA